From Woronichinia naegeliana WA131, the proteins below share one genomic window:
- a CDS encoding GUN4 domain-containing protein, which yields MPEEEAKKEETKSEKEEDVIALPAQAKTQKWLNTATITLIQWFPLGSSGWLLVSFIKDSQIMQALITFPLTGLAVAWAAYSKGFLAKLQTLYESRGDKDAESLVNWQDKLDQSVKWQLAGTEDKYLRCQGNEVDFSRTEGLSTFKPLLKDVFVPLELSGTAWRSPDGHDLPMPGGFSQKSIQEFLQNADQLRIWDILKRSPQESIYRSMVIQAWGGYGKTTLLRHITYIYCQKLYGQPPYKAPKLLPVLLDFRQWQKVILEEKPDLPTLIEKYHLPHLPGGKEVKLPPNWAKHWLSQKDGMLVMFDGFDEVKEQGKEGEEKPRSLVSRWVGQQMRDYPNAVFILTSRPAAYRLDFDPELKFNLSFYIKGLNADQRERFIQCWYLSREKHFSADPNHPAVATEAYRRTQDLLQQLTSRPELEDLAKNPLMLAIIVNLHASYDGASLPDRRVDLYRAIIRLQLGDRPLAKKIDLLLPLQDSQRVLQQLALFMVQGTLSRIEERSLLAQLQKGLDFLDSTVESAEFLKQMEEVSELLVKVDHEYEFAHRHFQSYLSACEIIDANQESLLLANWQKTEWKDTILMYASLANATQFITNLLEFEEQAARDLAYECFKCLKAANRRIDSRLEQQIQKATDFELTGDDINSITVNMTNANEIQFRSLDWLVQNTLYQQLETFLKNGQWKEADKETDRLMLQIVGKELDQYLDMQDIENFPCNELRTIDKLWFDFSDGKFSFSTQKQIWLDYGGIPNEHDWNIYSKFTEKVGWHISTKKEEWLKENEDILFSIDHLFAHYPFLFLAKGRDMRAGARKSMGIALFSRDDLIHPRYYQLEIFLKNGRWREANEETTRLMLLIAKREDEGWLDVESIEKFPYGELRTIDKLWEDYSKGKFGFSVQKKVWMDCGGVPGEYDYEAYKKFADQVGWRRGGDWLSYDELTFLRKGSKHAHLPFPLTTRGSQWLVYGRDFSFLAQRLVTCSLSQIEEF from the coding sequence ATGCCAGAAGAAGAAGCTAAAAAGGAAGAAACTAAGTCTGAAAAAGAAGAGGATGTGATCGCTCTTCCTGCTCAAGCTAAGACACAAAAATGGCTGAATACCGCGACTATCACCCTAATTCAGTGGTTTCCTTTGGGCAGTAGCGGCTGGTTATTGGTTTCCTTTATTAAAGATTCCCAAATCATGCAAGCTCTGATTACCTTTCCCCTAACAGGTTTAGCAGTGGCTTGGGCCGCCTATAGCAAGGGTTTTCTCGCAAAATTACAGACGCTTTATGAAAGTCGAGGAGATAAGGATGCAGAAAGTTTAGTCAATTGGCAAGACAAGCTGGATCAGTCCGTAAAATGGCAATTGGCGGGAACAGAAGATAAATATTTGCGTTGTCAGGGCAATGAGGTTGATTTCTCTCGCACGGAGGGTTTAAGTACCTTTAAGCCGTTATTAAAAGATGTTTTTGTACCATTAGAATTAAGTGGCACTGCCTGGCGATCGCCCGATGGTCACGATTTACCGATGCCTGGCGGGTTTTCCCAAAAAAGTATTCAGGAATTTCTCCAAAACGCCGATCAACTGAGGATTTGGGATATTTTGAAACGTAGTCCCCAGGAATCCATCTATCGCAGTATGGTGATCCAAGCCTGGGGCGGTTACGGCAAAACGACCCTATTGCGTCATATCACCTATATTTACTGCCAAAAACTGTATGGTCAGCCTCCCTACAAAGCTCCTAAATTATTGCCCGTTTTATTAGATTTTCGGCAATGGCAGAAGGTGATTCTCGAAGAAAAACCTGATTTACCGACTTTAATTGAAAAATACCATCTTCCCCACTTGCCAGGCGGAAAAGAGGTGAAACTCCCACCAAATTGGGCTAAACATTGGCTCAGTCAAAAGGATGGAATGTTGGTCATGTTTGATGGGTTTGATGAGGTCAAAGAGCAGGGAAAAGAAGGTGAAGAAAAACCCCGTTCTCTGGTGAGTCGGTGGGTCGGTCAACAGATGCGGGACTATCCCAATGCAGTGTTTATTTTAACCTCACGTCCTGCGGCTTACCGTTTAGATTTTGATCCCGAATTAAAGTTCAATTTGTCCTTTTATATCAAGGGTTTAAATGCCGATCAACGGGAACGATTTATCCAATGTTGGTATCTCAGCCGCGAAAAACATTTTAGTGCTGACCCTAATCATCCTGCGGTTGCGACGGAAGCCTATCGAAGAACGCAAGATTTATTACAGCAATTAACCAGTCGTCCCGAATTAGAAGATTTAGCAAAAAATCCTCTGATGTTGGCAATTATTGTCAATTTACACGCGAGTTATGATGGCGCGAGTCTTCCCGATCGCAGGGTTGATCTCTATCGAGCGATTATTCGTCTCCAACTCGGCGATCGCCCGTTAGCAAAGAAAATTGATCTGTTGTTACCCCTCCAAGATAGCCAACGAGTGTTACAGCAACTCGCTTTATTTATGGTGCAGGGAACCCTCAGTCGCATTGAGGAGCGTTCATTATTAGCTCAATTGCAAAAAGGGTTGGATTTTCTGGATTCGACAGTGGAAAGTGCGGAATTTTTAAAACAAATGGAAGAAGTCAGTGAACTTTTAGTCAAAGTTGACCATGAGTATGAATTTGCCCATCGTCATTTCCAAAGTTATCTATCAGCCTGTGAAATTATTGATGCAAATCAGGAAAGTTTATTGTTAGCAAATTGGCAAAAAACAGAATGGAAAGATACGATTTTAATGTATGCTAGTTTAGCAAATGCTACTCAATTTATTACGAATTTATTGGAATTTGAAGAACAAGCCGCGAGGGATTTAGCCTATGAGTGTTTTAAATGCTTAAAGGCGGCTAACCGTCGTATCGATTCTCGTCTAGAGCAGCAAATTCAAAAAGCAACTGATTTTGAATTAACTGGCGATGATATTAATTCAATAACTGTTAACATGACGAATGCTAACGAGATCCAATTCCGATCTCTTGATTGGTTAGTTCAAAATACTCTTTATCAACAATTGGAAACTTTTTTGAAAAATGGTCAATGGAAAGAGGCTGACAAAGAAACAGACCGCCTAATGCTACAAATAGTGGGCAAAGAACTTGATCAATATTTAGATATGCAGGATATTGAAAACTTTCCTTGTAATGAATTACGAACTATTGATAAGCTTTGGTTTGACTTTAGTGATGGTAAATTTTCCTTTTCAACACAAAAACAAATCTGGTTAGACTATGGGGGAATTCCGAATGAGCATGATTGGAATATTTATAGTAAATTTACTGAAAAAGTAGGTTGGCATATTTCAACGAAAAAAGAGGAATGGTTAAAAGAAAATGAAGATATTCTTTTTTCAATTGATCATTTATTTGCACATTATCCTTTCCTATTTCTTGCTAAAGGAAGAGATATGAGGGCAGGAGCAAGAAAATCTATGGGAATTGCTTTGTTTTCTCGTGATGACTTGATACATCCTCGCTATTACCAACTTGAAATATTTCTAAAAAATGGCCGATGGCGCGAAGCGAATGAGGAAACGACGCGGTTAATGTTGCTAATCGCCAAACGTGAAGATGAAGGCTGGCTAGATGTAGAAAGTATTGAAAAGTTTCCCTATGGGGAGTTACGGACGATTGATAAGCTCTGGGAAGATTACAGCAAAGGTAAATTTGGCTTTTCTGTGCAGAAAAAAGTCTGGATGGATTGCGGTGGTGTCCCTGGGGAGTATGATTATGAGGCGTATAAAAAATTTGCTGACCAAGTGGGTTGGCGTAGGGGCGGAGACTGGTTGAGCTATGATGAGCTAACTTTTTTGAGGAAGGGTAGTAAACACGCACACCTACCTTTTCCATTAACTACAAGGGGAAGTCAGTGGTTGGTTTATGGAAGGGATTTCTCTTTTCTCGCGCAGCGACTTGTAACCTGTAGCCTATCACAGATCGAAGAATTTTAA